The Lucilia cuprina isolate Lc7/37 chromosome 5, ASM2204524v1, whole genome shotgun sequence genome includes a window with the following:
- the LOC111677100 gene encoding MOB kinase activator-like 2 isoform X5, protein MAEVLFLCCHRIFELKIERKARRKERDGDQNSTDTKLYLEESVLERKLPEADLKALVDLPAGLDYNEWLASHTLALFEHVNLVYGTISEFCTTSGCPDMTGPGNRTYLWFDEKGKKTRVAAPQYIDYVMTFTQKTVSDESIFPTKYANEFPSSFESIARKILRLQFHVIAHLYAAHFREIALLGLHTHLNLTFAHLTALHRRFNLIDEKETDVLRDLEVALRLTDDTTGGGSGGTGSGSSQNDATETNSSSSGGGSGGGGGGGGGSGVDSIKGSLNEDVNSVQHNNLMDCNTTAQPPICTQPEANLKSQQFGGGGGLIGGILGDLSSGEFGDTMHYCTSAVPASSTTNNTSSNHTSTPNTCSTNSTCTTADQHSSSSSSTVGAVTANGNNGAGALNFHLNNNNHLAHHPHTHHPHHHHHHHHHNNVHHHHNHPYAQNTGLIQCNASNAPTATNATTSTTTA, encoded by the exons AAAAGCTCGTCGTAAAGAACGAGATGGTGATCAAAACTCAACAGATACCAAATTATATTTGGAAGAAAGTGTTTTAGAACGTAAATTACCTGAAGCTGATCTCAAAGCTCTAGTTGATCTACCAGCTGGTTTAGATTATAATGAATGGCTGGCATCACata CTTTGGCTCTTTTTGAACATGTAAATTTGGTTTATGGCACCATTAGTGAATTTTGTACCACTTCGGGTTGTCCCGATATGACAGGACCGGGCAACag AACGTACTTATGGTTTGATGAGAAAGGTAAAAAGACCCGCGTAGCGGCTCCTCAATATATCGATTATGTGATGACATTTACCCAAAAAACTGTCAGCGATGAATCGatatttcctaccaaatatGCCAACGAATTTCCCAGTTCGTTTGAATCGATTGCCCGTAAAATTTTACGCTTGCAATTTCATGTGATAGCACATCTGTATGCGGCGCATTTCCGAGAAATCGCCCTATTGGGTTTGCATACGCACCTTAATTTAACTTTTGCCCATTTGACCGCTCTGCACAGgcgttttaatttaattgatgaAAAGGAGACCGATGTTTTACGTGATTTAGAAGTGGCTTTAAGATTAACCGATGATACCACCGGCGGTGGAAGCGGTGGCACTGGTAGTGGCAGTTCACAAAATGATGCAACAGAAACAAATTCCTCATCGTCAGGAGGCGGCAGTGGtggaggtggtggtggtggcggtggtAGTGGTGTAGATTCAATTAAGGGGAGTTTAAACGAGGATGTCAATTCAGTGCAACACAATAATCTTATGGATTGTAATACGACGGCACAACCTCCAATATGTACACAGCCCGAGGCCAATCTAAAGTCACAACAGTTTGGTGGCGGTGGTGGACTTATTGGGGGTATCTTAGGTGATTTAAGTAGCGGCGAATTTGGTGATACTATGCATTATTGTACTTCGGCAGTTCCTGCTTCCTCTACTACTAACAATACCTCCTCCAATCATACATCTACTCCCAACACCTGCTCTACGAACAGCACCTGCACGACAGCCGATCAACATTCGTCGTCGTCCTCGTCTACAGTAGGGGCCGTTACGGCAAATGGTAATAATGGCGCGGGCGCTTTAAATTTTCATCTCAATAATAACAATCACTTAGCACATCATCCACACACGCACCATCCccatcatcatcaccaccatcatcatcacaaCAATGTGCATCACCATCATAATCATCCATATGCGCAAAATACAGGCCTAATACAGTGCAATGCTAGTAACGCTCCTACAGCAACAAATGCTACCACTTCAACAACCACAGCATAG
- the LOC111677100 gene encoding MOB kinase activator-like 2 isoform X4 — MKDIETTTSAPNSSTSFVFKCIIKTVRFMWQVTALPTKIGETIGTFYRYAQTSVDSILCVAGKARRKERDGDQNSTDTKLYLEESVLERKLPEADLKALVDLPAGLDYNEWLASHTLALFEHVNLVYGTISEFCTTSGCPDMTGPGNRTYLWFDEKGKKTRVAAPQYIDYVMTFTQKTVSDESIFPTKYANEFPSSFESIARKILRLQFHVIAHLYAAHFREIALLGLHTHLNLTFAHLTALHRRFNLIDEKETDVLRDLEVALRLTDDTTGGGSGGTGSGSSQNDATETNSSSSGGGSGGGGGGGGGSGVDSIKGSLNEDVNSVQHNNLMDCNTTAQPPICTQPEANLKSQQFGGGGGLIGGILGDLSSGEFGDTMHYCTSAVPASSTTNNTSSNHTSTPNTCSTNSTCTTADQHSSSSSSTVGAVTANGNNGAGALNFHLNNNNHLAHHPHTHHPHHHHHHHHHNNVHHHHNHPYAQNTGLIQCNASNAPTATNATTSTTTA; from the exons ATGAAAGATATTGAAACAACAACGTCTGCACCGAATAGTTCAACatcatttgtatttaaatgtattataaaaactGTACGCTTTATGTGGCAAGTTACAGCATTACCGACAAAAATTGGTGAAACTATTGGTACATTTTACCGTTACGCACAGACCTCAGTCGATAGTATATTATGTGTAGCTGG AAAAGCTCGTCGTAAAGAACGAGATGGTGATCAAAACTCAACAGATACCAAATTATATTTGGAAGAAAGTGTTTTAGAACGTAAATTACCTGAAGCTGATCTCAAAGCTCTAGTTGATCTACCAGCTGGTTTAGATTATAATGAATGGCTGGCATCACata CTTTGGCTCTTTTTGAACATGTAAATTTGGTTTATGGCACCATTAGTGAATTTTGTACCACTTCGGGTTGTCCCGATATGACAGGACCGGGCAACag AACGTACTTATGGTTTGATGAGAAAGGTAAAAAGACCCGCGTAGCGGCTCCTCAATATATCGATTATGTGATGACATTTACCCAAAAAACTGTCAGCGATGAATCGatatttcctaccaaatatGCCAACGAATTTCCCAGTTCGTTTGAATCGATTGCCCGTAAAATTTTACGCTTGCAATTTCATGTGATAGCACATCTGTATGCGGCGCATTTCCGAGAAATCGCCCTATTGGGTTTGCATACGCACCTTAATTTAACTTTTGCCCATTTGACCGCTCTGCACAGgcgttttaatttaattgatgaAAAGGAGACCGATGTTTTACGTGATTTAGAAGTGGCTTTAAGATTAACCGATGATACCACCGGCGGTGGAAGCGGTGGCACTGGTAGTGGCAGTTCACAAAATGATGCAACAGAAACAAATTCCTCATCGTCAGGAGGCGGCAGTGGtggaggtggtggtggtggcggtggtAGTGGTGTAGATTCAATTAAGGGGAGTTTAAACGAGGATGTCAATTCAGTGCAACACAATAATCTTATGGATTGTAATACGACGGCACAACCTCCAATATGTACACAGCCCGAGGCCAATCTAAAGTCACAACAGTTTGGTGGCGGTGGTGGACTTATTGGGGGTATCTTAGGTGATTTAAGTAGCGGCGAATTTGGTGATACTATGCATTATTGTACTTCGGCAGTTCCTGCTTCCTCTACTACTAACAATACCTCCTCCAATCATACATCTACTCCCAACACCTGCTCTACGAACAGCACCTGCACGACAGCCGATCAACATTCGTCGTCGTCCTCGTCTACAGTAGGGGCCGTTACGGCAAATGGTAATAATGGCGCGGGCGCTTTAAATTTTCATCTCAATAATAACAATCACTTAGCACATCATCCACACACGCACCATCCccatcatcatcaccaccatcatcatcacaaCAATGTGCATCACCATCATAATCATCCATATGCGCAAAATACAGGCCTAATACAGTGCAATGCTAGTAACGCTCCTACAGCAACAAATGCTACCACTTCAACAACCACAGCATAG
- the LOC111677093 gene encoding protein charybde-like, which yields MKMEVLSVQNHHIQKQFGVIGSTKVKKDWTSSLTPPSSRTTTPPTNLTAASTTPSSTNTTTTATTFYNSLHSPIEHFDVVDGLKPQHNTAYFTHTNNSSHHQYQQQHSQHTFDMETATAASASPKGVVGIESTGSAHYAYNNNLLYCAPNTTTVATNTTAVAAAVSNQMSSYHHHHSPLTGIPIAALTPSPVSSTLSTPTEATEHFGIAHDDDVDAAAVNELSQRLQAELRAAKSRHLSCTEVSLPWDLTPRIAADMIKTSEREPCGVRGCAIFIDFEDETGSARRIASFKVDPNTVSTFELFLTLKQDKGGWTSLLPQFLKNLTRSSTILISPHFSLNKHKLYACE from the exons ACTGGACAAGTTCCCTTACACCACCCTCATCAAGAACAACTACACCGCCAACAAATCTAACAGCTGCATCTACAACACCATCATCTACTAATACCACAACGACAGCAACAACTTTTTACAATTCTCTCCATAGTCCCATAGAACATTTCGACGTTGTTGATGGTCTTAAGCCACAACATAATACAGCTTATTTCACACACACCAACAACTCCAGCCACCACCAATACCAACAGCAGCACAGCCAGCACACTTTTGACATGGAAACAGCAACTGCAGCTTCTGCATCACCCAAAGGTGTCGTCGGCATTGAGTCAACTGGCAGTGCTCATTATGCATACAATAATAATCTCTTGTATTGTGCACCCAATACCACAACAGTAGCCACCAATACCACAGCCGTAGCAGCAGCAGTTTCTAATCAAATGTCGTCATATCACCATCATCATTCCCCTCTCACCGGCATACCGATTGCCGCCTTGACCCCGTCGCCGGTCTCTTCGACTTTGTCCACACCCACCGAAGCCACAGAACATTTTGGCATTGCACACGATGACGATGTGGATGCGGCTGCTGTTAATGAACTTTCACAGCGTTTGCAGGCCGAATTACGTGCTGCCAAAAGTCGTCATTTATCATGTACTGAAGTTTCTTTGCCTTGGGATTTAACACCTCGTATAGCGGCTGATATGATTAAAACATCCGAACGAGAACCGTGTGGTGTTCGAGGTTGTgctatttttattgattttgaagATGAGACAGGCAGTGCCAG GCGCATTGCTTCCTTTAAGGTAGATCCAAATACCGTTTCaacttttgaattatttttaacgtTAAAACAAGACAAAGGTGGCTGGACTTCATTATTGCCACAATTTCTCAA AAATCTTACCCGCAGCAGTACAATATTAATAAGTccacatttttcattaaataaacataaactttaTGCCTGTGAGTag
- the LOC111677100 gene encoding MOB kinase activator-like 2 isoform X6 encodes MGKARRKERDGDQNSTDTKLYLEESVLERKLPEADLKALVDLPAGLDYNEWLASHTLALFEHVNLVYGTISEFCTTSGCPDMTGPGNRTYLWFDEKGKKTRVAAPQYIDYVMTFTQKTVSDESIFPTKYANEFPSSFESIARKILRLQFHVIAHLYAAHFREIALLGLHTHLNLTFAHLTALHRRFNLIDEKETDVLRDLEVALRLTDDTTGGGSGGTGSGSSQNDATETNSSSSGGGSGGGGGGGGGSGVDSIKGSLNEDVNSVQHNNLMDCNTTAQPPICTQPEANLKSQQFGGGGGLIGGILGDLSSGEFGDTMHYCTSAVPASSTTNNTSSNHTSTPNTCSTNSTCTTADQHSSSSSSTVGAVTANGNNGAGALNFHLNNNNHLAHHPHTHHPHHHHHHHHHNNVHHHHNHPYAQNTGLIQCNASNAPTATNATTSTTTA; translated from the exons AAAAGCTCGTCGTAAAGAACGAGATGGTGATCAAAACTCAACAGATACCAAATTATATTTGGAAGAAAGTGTTTTAGAACGTAAATTACCTGAAGCTGATCTCAAAGCTCTAGTTGATCTACCAGCTGGTTTAGATTATAATGAATGGCTGGCATCACata CTTTGGCTCTTTTTGAACATGTAAATTTGGTTTATGGCACCATTAGTGAATTTTGTACCACTTCGGGTTGTCCCGATATGACAGGACCGGGCAACag AACGTACTTATGGTTTGATGAGAAAGGTAAAAAGACCCGCGTAGCGGCTCCTCAATATATCGATTATGTGATGACATTTACCCAAAAAACTGTCAGCGATGAATCGatatttcctaccaaatatGCCAACGAATTTCCCAGTTCGTTTGAATCGATTGCCCGTAAAATTTTACGCTTGCAATTTCATGTGATAGCACATCTGTATGCGGCGCATTTCCGAGAAATCGCCCTATTGGGTTTGCATACGCACCTTAATTTAACTTTTGCCCATTTGACCGCTCTGCACAGgcgttttaatttaattgatgaAAAGGAGACCGATGTTTTACGTGATTTAGAAGTGGCTTTAAGATTAACCGATGATACCACCGGCGGTGGAAGCGGTGGCACTGGTAGTGGCAGTTCACAAAATGATGCAACAGAAACAAATTCCTCATCGTCAGGAGGCGGCAGTGGtggaggtggtggtggtggcggtggtAGTGGTGTAGATTCAATTAAGGGGAGTTTAAACGAGGATGTCAATTCAGTGCAACACAATAATCTTATGGATTGTAATACGACGGCACAACCTCCAATATGTACACAGCCCGAGGCCAATCTAAAGTCACAACAGTTTGGTGGCGGTGGTGGACTTATTGGGGGTATCTTAGGTGATTTAAGTAGCGGCGAATTTGGTGATACTATGCATTATTGTACTTCGGCAGTTCCTGCTTCCTCTACTACTAACAATACCTCCTCCAATCATACATCTACTCCCAACACCTGCTCTACGAACAGCACCTGCACGACAGCCGATCAACATTCGTCGTCGTCCTCGTCTACAGTAGGGGCCGTTACGGCAAATGGTAATAATGGCGCGGGCGCTTTAAATTTTCATCTCAATAATAACAATCACTTAGCACATCATCCACACACGCACCATCCccatcatcatcaccaccatcatcatcacaaCAATGTGCATCACCATCATAATCATCCATATGCGCAAAATACAGGCCTAATACAGTGCAATGCTAGTAACGCTCCTACAGCAACAAATGCTACCACTTCAACAACCACAGCATAG